The Vicia villosa cultivar HV-30 ecotype Madison, WI linkage group LG1, Vvil1.0, whole genome shotgun sequence genome includes a region encoding these proteins:
- the LOC131661542 gene encoding uncharacterized protein LOC131661542 translates to MLSKKAVDWWVATRAELDADGVAITWAVFRREFLRRCFPEHVRGRKEIEFLKLKLGNLTVLEYASKFVELANVENFAMTARQMNEAVKDGAAVFMLFASMDVKGKELSSELPVERDFPEVFPKDVRELPPKREVEFAIDLISKTRHVLMAPYRMSAS, encoded by the exons atgttgtctaaAAAAGCCGTTGATTGGTGGGTTGCTACTAGAGCCGAGCTGGACGCTGACGGTGTGGCtattacttgggctgtgttcagaAGAGAGTTTTTGAGGAGGTGCTTTCCTGAACATGTTCGGGGAAGGAAAGAAATTGAGTTCTTGAAGCTAAAGCTGGGTAATCTGACAGTACTAGAGTATGCATCCAAGTTTGTTGAATTGGCCAA TGTTGAGAATTTTGCGATGACTGCGAGACAGATGAACGAGGCGGTTAAAGATGGGGCTGcggtgtttatgttatttgcatcTATGGATGTGAAAGGAAAAGAGTTGAGTAGTGAATTACCAGTGGAACGTGACTTTCCGGAAGTTTTTCCAAAAGATGTTAGAGAATTGCCACCTAAGagggaagtagagtttgctaTTGATTTAATCTCTAAAACGAGACATGTGctgatggcaccttatcgtatgtctgCATCTTAG
- the LOC131621426 gene encoding probable L-type lectin-domain containing receptor kinase S.5 — protein sequence MNFISLLLKYQLLTFIFTIIALTKVSCFSFNFTTFDPNNFSPTENSKVTSDVIQITPNNHGEIENYSGRVFYKEPYPLFNKKNNKIASFNTTFVLNITPQTSPGGEGMAFIIASDQNLPENSHGEWLGIVNASTNGTSRAEILAVEFDTRQSSTQDGPSNHVGININSISSLKLTSLSNTKVNLSSGKDVTVRIQYSNDIISVFGSMTESSQDSMETLLVSPPLNLSSYLKQEVYHVGFSASTSNYTELNTVKAWEFNGLDISDGKINLLWVWIIVPLVIIVVGLVFFLVYFQMKRNIEISEDAYPEIENQIQHSSMGPKKFELQELIKATGAFSHHNKLGQGGFGTVYKGILENNIYIAVKRVSKNSRQGKQEFIAEVTTIGSLHHKNLVKLIGWCYEKKELLLVYEFMPNGSLDKYLFNQSGDEFESHYSKVLDWNTRNSVIRGVAQALDYLHYGCERRVLHRDIKASNIMLDLDYNAKLGDFGLARTIQKRNETHHSTKEIAGTPGYMAPESFLTGRATVETDVYAFGVFVLEVVCGKSPGNMDEQDDYKNSIVYWVWEHYGRGRIVSVVDKRISDCEEDEIEMVKFKEEVEIVLILGLACCHPNPNERPSIQTVLMVLTGEASPPIVPVERPSFVWPAMPSIFKEGEDSSLINGTVSPFTQLSGR from the coding sequence ATGAACTTCATTTCCTTGCTACTCAAATATCAATTATTAACAttcattttcactatcatagccttAACCAAAGTTAGttgtttttctttcaatttcacaACCTTTGATCCAAATAATTTCTCACCTACCGAAAATTCAAAAGTAACCTCAGATGTCATCCAAATAACCCCAAATAATCATGGTGAAATAGAGAATTATTCAGGACGTGTTTTTTACAAAGAGCCATACCCACTTTTTaacaagaaaaacaacaaaataGCTTCTTTCAACACCACTTTTGTTCTTAACATAACTCCTCAAACTTCCCCTGGTGGAGAAGGCATGGCCTTCATCATAGCTTCAGATCAAAATCTCCCCGAAAACAGTCATGGAGAATGGCTTGGTATTGTAAATGCTTCTACAAATGGAACTTCTCGAGCTGAAATTCTTGCAGTAGAGTTCGATACACGACAAAGTTCAACGCAAGACGGTCCTTCCAACCATGTTGGTATCAATATAAATAGCATCTCTTCGTTGAAACTAACATCATTGTCGAACACTAAGGTCAATCTTTCATCTGGAAAAGATGTAACTGTGAGAATTCAATATTCCAATGATATAATATCTGTTTTTGGTTCAATGACTGAAAGTTCACAAGATTCTATGGAGACCCTTTTGGTTTCTCCACCTCTTAATCTATCTTCCTATCTTAAACAAGAGGTTTACCATGTGGGGTTCTCCGCTTCAACGAGCAATTACACAGAGTTAAACACGGTCAAAGCATGGGAATTCAATGGTCTTGATATTTCAGATGGTAAAATAAATCTCTTGTGGGTTTGGATTATAGTTCCATTGGTGATAATCGTAGTTGGATTAGTCTTTTTCTTGGTTTATTTTCAAATGAAAAGAAACATTGAGATTTCAGAAGATGCTTATCCAGAGATAGAGAATCAAATTCAACACTCATCTATGGGTCCGAAGAAATTTGAATTACAGGAATTGATAAAAGCAACCGGTGCATTCAGCCATCACAACAAGCTTGGCCAAGGTGGCTTTGGAACTGTCTATAAGGGTATTCTGGAAAACAACATATACATAGCTGTGAAGAGAGTCTCGAAGAACTCGCGTCAAGGAAAGCAAGAATTTATAGCAGAAGTAACAACAATTGGAAGCCTTCACCATAAGAACTTGGTGAAACTTATTGGTTGGTGCTATGAGAAAAAAGAGCTTCTCCTTGTTTACGAGTTCATGCCGAATGGAAGCTTAGACAAATACCTATTCAACCAATCGGGTGACGAATTTGAATCACATTATTCAAAAGTACTTGATTGGAATACTAGAAATAGTGTGATCCGTGGCGTGGCGCAGGCACTGGATTATCTTCACTATGGTTGCGAAAGAAGAGTACTTCATAGAGACATTAAAGCAAGCAACATAATGCTAGACTTAGATTACAATGCAAAATTGGGTGATTTTGGATTGGCGCGAACAATTCAAAAGAGAAATGAGACTCATCATTCAACAAAGGAAATTGCGGGAACCCCTGGTTATATGGCACCGGAATCTTTTCTAACGGGAAGAGCAACGGTGGAAACGGATGTATACGCATTTGGTGTTTTTGTTTTGGAGGTTGTGTGTGGAAAAAGTCCAggaaatatggatgaacaagatgATTATAAAAATAGTATTGTGTATTGGGTTTGGGAGCATTATGGAAGGGGGAGAATTGTTAGTGTTGTTGATAAAAGGATAAGTGATTGTGAAGAGGATGAGATAGAGATGGTGAAAtttaaggaagaagttgaaaTTGTGCTTATTCTTGGGTTAGCTTGTTGTCATCCAAACCCTAATGAAAGGCCATCAATACAAACAGTTCTGATGGTTCTAACTGGAGAAGCTTCTCCTCCAATTGTTCCAGTGGAAAGACCTTCTTTTGTTTGGCCTGCTATGCCTTCAATTTTCAAAGAAGGGGAAGATAGTTCTCTTATCAATGGAACTGTCTCTCCATTCACTCAACTAAGTGGTAGATAA